One window of the Eucalyptus grandis isolate ANBG69807.140 chromosome 8, ASM1654582v1, whole genome shotgun sequence genome contains the following:
- the LOC104414384 gene encoding probable pectate lyase 1, with product MAVPPIRFGQPRGVTKWSIDVPVPRSPWIYELVVTTVGFDIPTIVINAVQGEGAADPPNGIVEDTTSPELVEVEAEGSVNVSDYHMLFAVKAPILPHLLLRLSSPLPFSLSLLPSLCIPVFFTERKRERERERERERERERERASLQLSKANGGGEEPCLRERRGAPDAVHRSNNRENVSARECGNREAELEELVNGRELLAEEEVGDHSSRHAVEDPEEIASMVEMSIRNSTERRKLGYFSCGTGNPIDDCWRCDPNWHKNRKRLADCGIGFGRNAIGGRDGRFYVVTDPSDNDPVNPRPGTLRHAVIQDRPLWIVFKRDMVIVLKQELLMNSFKTIDGRGANVHIANGACITIQFVTNIIIHGLHIHDCKPTGNAMIRSSPTHYGWRTMADGDAVSIFGASHIWVDHNSLSKCADGLVDAIMGSTAITISNNHMTHHNEVMLLGHSDSYTRDKQMQVTIAYNHFGEGLIQRMPRCRHGYFHVVNNDYTHWEMYAIGGSASPTINSQGNRYAAPSNPFAKEVTKRVDTATSQWKSWNWRSEGDLLLNGAYFTPSGAGASASYARASSLGAKSSSMVGSITSGAGPLPCRRGRQC from the exons atggcggtcccTCCGATACGTTTTGGTCAGCCTCGAGGGGTTACTAAGTGGAGCATAGACGTCCCTGTCCCTAGGAGTCCTTGGATCTATGAGCTTGTTGTGACCACTGTG GGTTTTGATATCCCCACTATTGTGATCAACGCCGTTCAAGGCGAGGGTGCAGCTGACCCTCCTAATGGAATTGTGGAGGACACGACGTCCCCAGAGCTTGTGGAGGTGGAAGCTGAAGGATCGGTGAATGTGTCCGACTA TCACATGTTGTTTGCTGTCAagg CGCCCATTTTGCCGCACCTTCTTCTCCGACTCTCCAGCCCTCTGCCTTTCTCGCTTTcgcttcttccttctctctgcATCCCCGTCTTCTtcacagagagaaagagagagagagagagagagagagagagagagagagagagagagagagagagagcgagtcTGCAACTTTCGAAGGCGAATGGAGGCGGCGAAGAGCCTTGTCTACGTGAGCGCCGCGGTGCTCCTGATGCTGTTCATCGGAGCAACAATCGCGAGAATGTCTCCGCTCGG GAATGTGGAAACAGAGAAGCTGAGCTCGAAGAACTCGTCAATGGCCGCGAG CTTttggcggaggaggaggtgggggACCACTCGAGCCGGCATGCGGTGGAGGATCCGGAGGAGATTGCTTCCATGGTGGAAAT GAGCATCCGCAATAGCACTGAGAGGCGTAAATTAGGTTATTTCTCTTGTGGAACTGGTAATCCGATTGATGACTGTTGGCGGTGCGATCCCAACTGGCACAAGAATCGCAAGCGCCTGGCTGACTGCGGCATCGGCTTCGGTCGCAATGCCATTGGTGGCCGTGATGGCCGGTTCTATGTTGTCACTGACCCAAGTGACAACGACCCCGTCAACCCAAGGCCGGGCACCTTGCGCCATGCTGTGATCCAGGACAGGCCGCTATGGATTGTCTTCAAGCGGGACATGGTCATAGTGTTGAAGCAAGAGCTGCTCATGAACAGCTTCAAGACCATCGATGGCCGTGGTGCCAATGTCCACATTGCCAACGGAGCGTGCATCACCATTCAATTCGTCACCAACATTATTATTCACGGTCTTCACATCCATGACTGCAAGCCCACTGGCAATGCCATGATCAGGAGCTCCCCAACTCATTATGGCTGGAGGACTATGGCCGATGGCGATGCCGTATCCATTTTTGGGGCGAGCCATATCTGGGTAGATCACAATTCGCTCTCCAAATGTGCCGATGGTCTCGTGGATGCTATCATGGGCTCAACAGCCATTACCATTTCCAACAACCACATGACCCACCATAATGAG GTGATGCTGTTGGGCCATAGTGATTCTTACACAAGAGACAAGCAAATGCAGGTGACTATCGCATACAACCATTTTGGCGAGGGTCTCATCCAGAGAATGCCGAG GTGTAGACATGGTTATTTCCATGTGGTGAACAACGACTACACGCACTGGGAAATGTATGCAATTGGTGGTAGTGCCAGCCCCACCATCAACAGCCAGGGCAACAGATATGCGGCTCCGTCCAACCCATTTGCAAAGGAG gtgaCTAAAAGGGTGGATACAGCAACAAGCCAGTGGAAGAGCTGGAATTGGAGGTCAGAGGGAGACCTGTTGCTTAATGGTGCCTACTTCACTCCATCAGGAGCCGGAGCCTCCGCGAGCTATGCTCGTGCTTCAAGCCTCGGAGCCAAGTCCTCCTCCATGGTCGGCTCCATCACTTCCGGTGCCGGTCCTCTTCCCTGCCGTCGCGGCCGGCAGTGCTAA